One genomic segment of Ignavibacteriota bacterium includes these proteins:
- a CDS encoding response regulator gives MKINAKLLLLTFTIITLVSVTSAFIYHTLTKEFLLKQQSKNLINSANDFIFTFQQIVDDIDSDFQNNYKNENFSFSSSEIDFIVSANIEDELLSSNFKIKPNVKIYTDVHSLKQFYELNRNLIIRQKKNNEGYIYFGKIINSNFLTNLAEKIRSDIALVDNGVISLLSNNTDNEQYLPSLSKAARELNGKSNFELFEEDVNNADLFVTHFSPAAHNHFGNKLDFIVFSISNEASTFSNTMNLVTLVIVLSGISLTIVFLFLFTTKFRKQLEYISNSVSQIAKGKLDERVKIILQDEIGNLGSAFNNMLEEIKKRDDSEKEYTEFISLINKKPALKEIGEVTIEKIILSTGVDIGGIYLLENNLLMPLAVYGIPHLGDKVIYESSFYKRAIDNKEIIEIEFENNHPIVRTGLTELKINYLYILPISYNYEVIAILELASVNKPQNDVKQYYEKIKDQLSIGIANGKAFSKLQNLVDELQQLNNAYQKQNIEITEKNIELLELHDKLKKGAEELEIQKEKAVESAKLKSQFLANMSHELRTPQNSILGLTELILKDTNTDSKTKERLNVVLRNGKKLLNLIENILEFSKLESGNIVLTESEILLSDFINEVKSFISPIFLEREISFNITIPNDYDYLIKSDIKKIEQIIYNLVGNAAKFTKEGFVNLKLHVNNNELIIEVEDSGPGISDEDKKIIFEEFRQADASLNRKFSGTGLGLAICKKYTNLLRGEINVISELAKGSKFIVRIPNTIKDKVKNHVVNFENTQQKIFKAVIISDGEDSIKLIGDYLKSNNVQVEIPNVNEFNIITIEESFPDVIILDVLLKNRNGWQLLQKLKENNFTSNIPIVLINMDEEANCGLGFNIYDFAVKDLTRLNVINVIENIEKKQSIKFRKILFVTDEQKYSKLEEELIHDELKTYQTSDHHSICENIKKIEPDLIIIDQFNKNFDSFILLNEIQEDIYSKNIPVVSFIQNLNDEKEIQETNNKIFETTLIAQHHPLDVLKIIKDRIELIDASVFKSIQNENIETSVNIGRTFVQKNYSDSYNILVVDDDKDARFTIGEIIKSLGYNPIFAEDGFECLEILKNEKPDIVLLDIMMPKMDGFQTIKKIRNNPETKTLRVFALTAYAMLSDREIIEKNGFNGLFTKPVNTGQLEKRLKNIFKLIA, from the coding sequence ATGAAGATAAATGCAAAGCTACTATTACTCACATTTACAATTATCACTTTAGTATCCGTTACTTCGGCATTTATTTATCATACGCTCACCAAAGAATTTTTACTAAAGCAGCAATCAAAAAATTTAATTAATTCTGCAAATGATTTTATTTTTACATTTCAGCAAATAGTTGATGACATCGATTCTGATTTTCAAAATAATTACAAAAATGAAAATTTTTCGTTTTCAAGTTCCGAAATTGATTTTATAGTTTCTGCAAATATTGAAGATGAATTATTATCATCAAATTTTAAAATTAAACCCAATGTAAAAATTTATACGGATGTTCATTCACTTAAACAATTCTATGAACTAAACCGAAATCTAATTATTCGTCAGAAAAAAAATAATGAAGGATATATTTATTTCGGCAAAATTATTAACTCAAACTTTCTCACAAATCTCGCGGAAAAAATTCGCTCCGATATTGCGCTTGTTGATAATGGTGTAATTTCGTTATTATCAAATAATACCGATAACGAACAATATCTTCCTTCTTTAAGCAAAGCTGCGCGGGAGTTAAACGGTAAAAGTAATTTTGAACTTTTTGAAGAAGATGTAAATAATGCCGATTTATTTGTTACACATTTTTCTCCGGCTGCGCATAATCATTTTGGAAATAAATTAGACTTTATTGTATTTTCAATTTCCAACGAAGCCTCAACTTTCAGTAATACGATGAATCTTGTAACACTCGTAATTGTGTTATCCGGAATTTCATTAACAATTGTTTTTCTATTTTTATTTACCACAAAATTCAGAAAACAGCTTGAGTACATTTCAAATAGCGTTTCACAAATTGCTAAAGGTAAACTTGATGAAAGAGTTAAAATAATTTTGCAGGATGAAATTGGAAATCTTGGTTCCGCATTTAATAACATGCTTGAGGAAATTAAAAAAAGAGACGATTCTGAAAAAGAATACACAGAATTTATTTCTTTGATAAATAAGAAACCGGCATTAAAAGAAATTGGCGAAGTTACAATTGAGAAAATAATTTTATCAACCGGTGTTGATATTGGCGGAATTTATCTTTTAGAAAATAATTTGCTTATGCCTTTGGCAGTTTACGGGATTCCACATTTAGGTGATAAGGTTATTTACGAATCAAGTTTTTATAAACGCGCGATTGATAATAAAGAAATTATTGAAATAGAATTTGAAAATAATCACCCTATTGTGAGAACCGGTTTAACCGAACTCAAAATAAATTACTTATACATTCTGCCAATTTCTTATAACTATGAAGTTATTGCAATTTTAGAATTGGCTTCAGTAAATAAACCGCAGAATGACGTTAAGCAATATTATGAAAAAATTAAAGATCAATTATCAATTGGAATTGCAAACGGAAAAGCATTCAGCAAACTTCAAAACCTTGTTGATGAATTGCAGCAATTAAATAATGCTTATCAAAAACAAAATATTGAGATAACTGAAAAAAATATTGAATTATTGGAACTTCATGATAAACTAAAAAAAGGTGCTGAAGAATTAGAAATCCAAAAGGAAAAAGCTGTTGAATCTGCAAAACTAAAATCTCAATTTTTAGCAAACATGTCGCATGAATTAAGAACTCCGCAAAATTCAATTTTGGGTTTAACGGAATTAATTTTGAAAGATACAAATACTGATTCCAAAACAAAGGAAAGATTAAATGTAGTTTTGCGAAATGGTAAAAAACTTTTAAATCTTATTGAAAACATTCTTGAATTTTCAAAATTAGAATCCGGCAATATTGTATTAACCGAATCGGAAATTTTATTGAGTGATTTTATAAATGAAGTAAAAAGTTTTATCTCGCCGATTTTCTTAGAAAGAGAAATTTCATTTAACATAACAATTCCAAATGATTATGATTATTTGATAAAATCTGATATCAAAAAAATTGAACAAATAATTTATAACCTTGTTGGAAACGCTGCTAAATTTACAAAAGAGGGATTTGTAAATTTAAAATTACATGTAAATAACAATGAATTAATTATTGAAGTTGAAGACAGCGGTCCGGGAATTTCTGACGAAGATAAAAAAATAATCTTTGAGGAATTTAGACAAGCCGATGCAAGTTTAAATAGAAAATTCAGCGGTACAGGTTTGGGTTTAGCAATTTGTAAAAAATATACAAATCTTTTGCGCGGAGAAATTAATGTAATTTCAGAACTTGCAAAAGGTTCTAAATTTATTGTGCGAATTCCAAATACAATAAAAGACAAAGTAAAAAATCATGTTGTAAATTTTGAGAACACTCAGCAAAAAATATTTAAAGCTGTAATAATTTCTGACGGCGAAGATTCAATAAAATTAATTGGCGATTATCTAAAATCAAATAATGTTCAAGTAGAAATTCCGAATGTTAATGAATTTAATATTATTACAATTGAAGAAAGCTTTCCGGATGTAATAATTCTTGATGTATTATTGAAAAATAGAAATGGCTGGCAACTTTTACAAAAATTAAAAGAAAATAATTTCACTTCAAATATTCCTATAGTTTTAATTAACATGGATGAAGAAGCAAATTGCGGACTTGGATTTAATATTTATGATTTTGCAGTTAAAGATTTAACAAGACTAAATGTTATAAATGTTATTGAAAACATTGAGAAAAAACAAAGTATAAAGTTCAGAAAAATTTTGTTTGTTACGGATGAACAAAAATATAGCAAACTTGAAGAAGAATTAATTCACGATGAATTGAAAACTTATCAAACGTCAGATCATCACTCAATATGCGAAAATATTAAAAAGATTGAACCCGATTTAATTATAATTGATCAATTCAATAAAAATTTTGATTCATTCATTTTATTAAATGAAATTCAAGAAGATATTTATTCGAAAAATATTCCCGTTGTTTCGTTCATTCAAAATTTAAATGATGAAAAAGAAATTCAAGAAACAAATAATAAAATATTTGAAACAACATTAATTGCTCAACATCATCCTTTAGATGTTTTAAAAATTATTAAAGATAGAATTGAACTAATTGACGCTTCGGTTTTTAAATCAATTCAAAATGAGAATATTGAAACATCCGTAAATATTGGTAGAACTTTTGTTCAGAAAAATTATTCAGACTCCTACAATATTCTTGTTGTTGATGATGACAAAGATGCAAGATTTACAATTGGCGAGATTATAAAATCATTAGGTTACAACCCAATTTTTGCAGAAGATGGATTTGAATGTTTGGAAATTCTGAAAAACGAAAAACCGGATATTGTTTTACTGGATATTATGATGCCCAAAATGGATGGGTTTCAAACAATTAAAAAAATTAGAAATAATCCGGAAACTAAAACACTTAGAGTATTTGCGTTAACAGCTTATGCAATGCTTTCAGATAGAGAAATAATTGAAAAGAATGGTTTTAACGGATTATTCACAAAGCCAGTAAATACCGGACAATTAGAAAAAAGATTAAAAAATATTTTCAAATTAATTGCATGA